The following proteins are encoded in a genomic region of Phycisphaerae bacterium:
- the secE gene encoding preprotein translocase subunit SecE, with protein MLIEKYKWGQGKDTRLYSAVAVAVLAAIGCWRLYDKLQASLDATQTMGVWISATVPLGVFAITAAFLYWLVNRPAVADFLIASEGELKKVSFSSKREITVSTFVVIVVVVIMTVMLGLADFCFDLFFTNVIGI; from the coding sequence ATGCTGATAGAAAAATATAAATGGGGTCAGGGCAAAGATACCCGACTCTACAGTGCGGTGGCAGTAGCGGTTTTGGCGGCTATCGGATGCTGGAGACTTTATGATAAACTTCAGGCATCACTGGATGCGACCCAGACAATGGGAGTGTGGATAAGCGCTACAGTACCACTGGGAGTTTTTGCAATAACCGCAGCGTTTCTTTACTGGCTGGTGAACCGGCCGGCAGTTGCGGACTTTTTGATAGCATCCGAAGGCGAACTCAAAAAGGTAAGCTTTAGCTCAAAACGTGAAATTACAGTGTCGACATTCGTAGTAATTGTCGTTGTGGTAATAATGACAGTAATGCTCGGTTTGGCAGATTTCTGTTTTGATTTGTTTTTCACGAACGTTATAGGGATTTAG